A region of Culicoides brevitarsis isolate CSIRO-B50_1 chromosome 1, AGI_CSIRO_Cbre_v1, whole genome shotgun sequence DNA encodes the following proteins:
- the LOC134828174 gene encoding frizzled-2, translated as MILRILSVVTIVLLVSCQATWADSSGSYYSGDPSYHMTSGKNPRCEEITIPMCRGIGYNLTSYPNEFSHDSQDEAGMEVHQFWPLVEIKCSADLKFFLCSMYTPICLEEYHKPVPACRGVCERARDGCAPIMEQYNFNWPERFNCDNLPLPNNPDYLCMEKPSHLDDDESPATTPSSSATATRSPKKAKCTKKNQKNCVGNPVETSAKECDCHCRNPLIPLGPKDHWYNTSVAIIRNTMQDVKNCKLPCKSPFFTPEEQEFAGLWIALWSGLCVISTLMTLTTFLIDTERFKYPERPIVFLSMCYFMVATGYLMRIFIGHEHIACDGTGVNAAIKYSSVGRNPCTLVFLLIYFFGMSSSIWWVVLAFTWFLAAGLKWGNEAIAKHSTYFHLAAWLIPTIQSVLVLLKPGVDGDPVAGICYVGNTSMENLKNFVLVPLFICLVIGTTFLMAGFVSLFRIRSVIKQQGGIGAGSKADKLEKLMIRIGIFSVLYTVPAVMIIGCHLYEVAYHEEWMSSIACPCATKNGMKSMPLYSVLMLKYFMALAVGITSGVWIWSGKTLDSWKRFWKRCFGGGSNSSHQQHHIQTNEALLKANRAPLPQPYAGSTVSHHPQQASTAATSLLATPYGQTLGSVASNSHHHLHHHVLTKQATNLSHV; from the exons atgattttaagaattttatcagTAGTGACAATCGTCTTGCTTGTCAGTTGTCAGGCAACATGGGCCGACAGCAGCGGAAGTTACTATTCGGGCGATCCCTCATATCACATGACGTCGGGCAAAAATCCGCGATGCGAAGAAATCACAATCCCAATGTGTCGCGGCATCGGTTACAACTTGACTTCGTACCCGAATGAATTTTCGCACGATTCGCAAGACGAAGCTGGCATGGAAGTGCATCAATTTTGGCCCTTGGTCGAGATCAAATGTTCTGCCGACTTGAAATTCTTCCTGTGTTCGATGTACACGCCCATCTGCCTGGAAGAATATCACAAACCGGTGCCAGCGTGTCGTGGGGTTTGTGAAAGAGCACGCGACGGATGTGCTCCCATCATGGAGCAGTACAACTTTAATTGGCCCGAACGCTTTAATTGCGACAATTTGCCGCTGCCCAACAATCCGGACTACTTGTGCATGGAGAAACCGAGTCACTTGGATGACGATGAGTCGCCCGCAACGACGCCATCGTCGTCAGCGACGGCAACGCGCTCCCCCAAGAAGGCCAAATGCACAAAGAAGAACCAAAAAAACTGTGTAGGCAACCCGGTGGAAACAAGTGCAAAAGAGTGCGATTGTCACTGCAGGAATCCACTAATTCCACTGGGTCCGAAGGATCATTGGTACAACACAAGTGTCGCCATCATAAGAAACACCATGCAAGacgtaaaaaattgcaagttgCCGTGCAAGAGCCCGTTCTTCACGCCGGAGGAGCAGGAGTTCGCGGGACTGTGGATCGCTCTGTGGTCAGGCCTTTGCGTCATAAGCACTctaat gaCACTCACCACATTCCTCATCGACACCGAAAGATTCAAGTATCCTGAGAGACCGATTGTCTTTCTCAGTATGTGCTATTTCATGGTAGCAACGGGATATTTGATGCGAATCTTTATCGGACACGAACATATCGCATGCGATGGAACCGGAGTAAATGCTGCCATCAAATATTCATCCGTCGGGCGAAATCCATGCACTTTGGTATTCTTACTGATTTACTTCTTTGGCATGAGTTCGTCGATTTGGTGGGTAGTTTTGGCATTTACTTGGTTCTTGGCTGCTGGACTCAAATGGGGAAACGAAGCAATCGCTAAACATAGCACATATTTCCATTTAG CTGCATGGTTGATTCCGACAATCCAATCTGTCTTGGTTTTGCTCAAACCAGGCGTAGATGGCGATCCTGTTGCTGGAATTTGTTACGTTGGCAACACAtcgatggaaaatttaaagaatttcgttTTGGTGCCGCTTTTTATTTGTCTCGTAATTGGCACAACTTTCCTCATGGCTGGTTTCGTGTCACTTTTCCGCATTCGTTCGGTAATTAAGCAACAAGGAGGCATCGGCGCCGGTTCAAAAGCGGATAAATTGGAGAAACTCATGATTCGCATTGGGATTTTCTCCGTTTTGTATACCGTGCCGGCAGTGATGATTATCGGATGTCACTTGTACGAAGTTGCATATCACGAGGAATGGATGTCGAGCATTGCGTGCCCGTGCGCGACGAAAAATGGCATGAAATCGATGCCGTTGTACTCGGTTCTCATGCTGAAGTACTTCATGGCACTCGCAGTGGGCATTACGTCGGGTGTTTGGATCTGGAGCGGCAAAACGCTCGACTCGTGGAAGCGATTCTGGAAGAGATGCTTCGGCGGCGGCAGTAATTCGTCGCATCAACAACACCATATCCAGACAAATGAGGCACTTTTGAAGGCAAATCGTGCCCCGTTGCCTCAACCGTATGCCGGATCGACAGTTTCGCATCATCCGCAACAAGCATCGACCGCAGCTACCTCACTACTTGCAACGCCATACGGACAAACGCTCGGAAGTGTCGCGTCAAATTCGCACCATCATTTGCATCATCACGTGCTCACGAAGCAAGCGACGAATTTGAGTCACGTATGA
- the LOC134827019 gene encoding mRNA export factor GLE1-like — MSSAVIDELINDWNAMLTFKLKESDLLAPTETFVVKALSTLLGAMSIKDCYTLKMQAENKVEAGIAKTKFVRYVDDLYKVSDPKNNFLYFDLVYPTSKKTIHLLKVLHNYYCYYQFLKKNVLDRVKEKLETRDQLMKTNKDLKVEIERSKMQKELLDKKMENYVAELPVLKNDTQEITAKIKQLSAEVDKTKRATETLSLSNRDALKKIESLNDDLIDEEEVKQLLSDRKKVENELAEIKEHGSATHARFVESHHKKEDVRQVIDEAQKLIELLNVEPLLKQKEEKEQTNRDLKDFQAKLLKVQDELSKVMKDYDLQIKTTKKKLEAKKKKIKQHQKKLSTIQKENEKSKKNLLKQKEELEKEKELLEKSKKEMEQVLIVGQNTLEYIGKGYVQLTSCESA, encoded by the exons atgtcgTCGGCAGTGATAGATGAGCTCATCAACGATTGGAACGCAATGCTGACATTCAAGTTAAAGGAGTCAGATTTACTTGCGCCCACAGAAACCTTCGTGGTAAAGGCTCTTTCTACACTTCTCGGAGCAATGTCGATCAAAGATTGCTACACTTTGAAGATGCAGGCGGAGAATAAGGTTGAAGCAGGCATCGCCAAGACCAAATTCGTGCGATATGTCGATGATTTGTACAAAGTTAGTGATCCGAAGaataattttctgtattttgatttggtttatccga ctTCCAAGAAGACAATTCATTTGCTAAAAGTgcttcataattattattgttactaccaatttttgaagaaaaatgtccTGGATCGCGTAAAGGAGAAATTGGAGACTCGCGATCAACTCATGAAGACAAACAAAGACCTAAAAGTCGAAATTGAACgttcaaaaatgcaaaaagaattg tTGGAtaaaaagatggaaaattaCGTCGCAGAACTTCCAGTGTTGAAAAATGACACACAAGAAATCACCGCGAAGATTAAACAACTTTCTGCTGAAGTCGATAAAACAAAACGAGCCACAGAAACTCTCTCTCTCAGCAATCGCGACGCTCTGAAAAAGATTGAATCCTTGAACGACGACCTCatcgacgaagaagaagtcaAACAACTTCTCTCGGACcggaaaaaagtcgaaaacgAGTTGGCTGAAATCAAGGAACATGGATCTGCGACCCATGCAAGGTTCGTTGAAAGTCATCACAAAAAGGAAGATGTCAGACAAGTCATCGATGAAGCACAAAAACTCATCGAACTCCTAAATGTCGAGCCACTTCTCAAGCAAAAAGAGGAAAAGGAACAAACGAATCGTGATCTCAAAgattttcaagcaaaactGTTGAAAGTTCAAGATGAGCTCTCGAAAGTCATGAAAGATTACGACTTGCAGATcaaaacgacgaagaaaaagttggaagcgaagaaaaagaagataaaGCAACATCAGAAAAAGCTCTCGACGATTCAAAAGGAAAACGAGAAATCGAAAAAGAACTTGCTGAAGCAAAAGGAAGAGCTGGAAAAAGAAAAGGAATTGTTggaaaagagtaaaaaagaAATGGAACAAGTCTTGATTGTGGGACAAAATACCTTGGAATACATCGGAAAAGGTTACGTTCAATTAACTTCGTGTGAATCtgcttaa
- the LOC134836893 gene encoding cytochrome c oxidase assembly protein COX11, mitochondrial — MFSQMMCRNMLRYGGQSTKIPNSVNSVRQQLVRFCYKKASEEQMKKRTTMNYLISGIALASGMTFAAVPLYRAFCQAYSYGGTTKGHDGSSVEDMERKPDKVIKVTFNADLSASMLWNFKPQQHEIKVVPGETALAFYKAKNPTDKPVIGISTYNVIPFEAGQYFNKIQCFCFEEQMLNPHEEVDMPVFFYIDPEITEDPKMEFLEEIILSYTFFEAKDGQNILKIPEYAKRHMAAAQ, encoded by the exons ATGTTCTCGCAAATGATGTGTCGCAACATGCTCAGATATGGCGGGCAGAGCACAAAAATACCGAATTCAGTCAATTCAGTGCGACAACAGTTGGTGagattttgttacaaaaaagcCTCCGAGgagcaaatgaaaaaaaggacaACAATGAACTATTTGATCTCGGGAATTGCGTTGGCGTCGGGCATGACATTTGCCGCTGTGCCGCTATATCGAGCCTTTTGTCAGGCCTACAGTTATGGAGGAACaacaaaag gacACGACGGTTCGAGCGTTGAAGACATGGAGCGAAAGCCCGATAAAGTCATAAAAGTCACATTTAATGCGGATTTGAGTGCTTCGATGCTGTGGAACTTCAAGCCGCAACAACACGAGATCAAAGTTGTGCCGGGAGAGACAGCGTTGGCCTTCTATAAAGCCAAAAATCCCACAGATAAGCCCGTAATTGGCATCAGCACGTACAATGTGATCCCCTTTGAGGCGGGACAGTACTTTAACAAGATTCAGTGTTTCTGTTTTGAGGAACAAATGTTGAATCCACATGAAGAA GTTGACATGCCAGTGTTCTTTTACATCGATCCTGAAATCACGGAAGACCCAAAAATGGAATTTCTCGAGGAAATTATCTTATCTTATACGTTCTTTGAAGCAAAAGACGGTCAAAATATCCTAAAAATACCTGAATATGCGAAACGACATATGGCTGCGGCACAATAA
- the LOC134837170 gene encoding probable small nuclear ribonucleoprotein E — MSFKANPKVQKIMVMPINLTFRMLQNRSRVQIWLYENTNLRIEGHIVGFDEYMNLVLDDAEEFHVKTQNRKPLGRIMLKGDNITLIQNVNPDQSG; from the exons ATGTCGTTCAAGGCGAATCCCAAAGTACAAAAGATCATGGTGATGCCCATCAATCTTACCTTCCGTATGTTGCAGAACCGGTCTCGAGTGCAAATCTGGctttatgaaaatacaaatcTCCGGATCGAAG gGCACATTGTTGGATTTGACGAGTACATGAACTTAGTGTTGGACGACGCGGAGGAATTTCATGTGAAAACACAGAATCGGAAGCCACTTGGAAGAATCATGTTGAAAGGAGACAACATTACGCTCATCCAAAATGTGAATCCAGACCAATCGGGATAA